The Staphylospora marina genome contains the following window.
ATTTACAAAGCAACCAACCTGAAAAGCGGCAAGGTTTACATCGGCGCTTCAAAATACCCCTTGGAAAAAAGGCAGAACGAACACAGGCTAAATATGCGGGACAAACAACAGCCTTTCTATGTGGCTTTGCGTGAGGATGGATGGGAGTCTTTTGCTTGGGAAGTGATTGATGAAGCGAGATCGTTGAAGGAGTTGGCCGAAAAGGAAAGACATTGGATTCAAGCATATAACTCCAATGATCCAGAACATGGATACAATGCATCTCCAGGCGGAGCCGTTTCAACCAATGAAATCATCAGAAAGAAGTTCTCGGTGCCTGTTCGGATGGA
Protein-coding sequences here:
- a CDS encoding ribbon-helix-helix domain-containing protein; amino-acid sequence: MIIYKATNLKSGKVYIGASKYPLEKRQNEHRLNMRDKQQPFYVALREDGWESFAWEVIDEARSLKELAEKERHWIQAYNSNDPEHGYNASPGGAVSTNEIIRKKFSVPVRMDLRDALDQLSRETRINKSVLLDEAIELLLEKYKWYDKHEGSGASGGESHE